From Candidatus Desulfatibia profunda, one genomic window encodes:
- a CDS encoding sigma-54-dependent Fis family transcriptional regulator — translation MSNNTPHILIVDDELSMREVLEHLLSREGYQVSCAESGRRAISMIAKTDFDLLLCDIRLGDMTGLDVLRASKRRNPNTVVIMISAYATTETAVEAMNEGAYDYVPKPFDNEELEVTIAKALKLKTLEHEKEIIDDELKKTLHFGKIIGNSPAMMNVYKMIKQVSKTRTNILITGESGTGKELIARAIHEQSDRRDNPFVVINCSGIPETLMESELFGHRKGAFTGATQDKKGLFEIADKGTVFLDEIGEISPPMQVKLLRAVQERVFKAVGGNEDIAVDIRFISATNKDLEKEVIAGRFREDLFYRLNVIEIKLPPLRERKSDLRLLAQHFLEKYSHEMGKEITKISSYAIDLLNKYDFPGNIRELENLMERSVTLSSTNIILPDSLAISFHKQRWIESIEQRRFDLEEVKNGVVLDDILEEIERAYLKKALEYSGGSKQKAADLLGLRYHTFWHRLNKLGIETRIEP, via the coding sequence ATGTCAAACAATACTCCCCACATACTGATTGTCGACGATGAGCTCAGCATGCGAGAGGTGCTCGAACACTTACTCTCCCGGGAAGGGTATCAGGTTTCATGCGCTGAAAGCGGCCGCCGGGCGATCTCGATGATAGCGAAAACCGACTTCGATCTTTTGCTGTGCGACATCCGGTTGGGTGATATGACCGGTCTAGACGTGCTGCGGGCGTCGAAACGGCGAAATCCGAATACCGTGGTCATCATGATATCCGCCTATGCAACCACCGAAACCGCGGTCGAAGCCATGAATGAAGGCGCCTATGACTATGTCCCCAAGCCTTTTGACAATGAAGAGCTTGAAGTGACCATTGCCAAAGCGCTGAAATTGAAAACCCTGGAGCATGAAAAAGAGATCATCGATGATGAACTCAAAAAAACGCTTCATTTCGGGAAGATCATCGGCAACAGTCCTGCGATGATGAACGTCTATAAAATGATCAAACAGGTTTCCAAAACCCGGACCAACATCCTGATCACCGGTGAAAGCGGAACCGGCAAGGAATTGATCGCCCGTGCCATTCATGAGCAGAGTGACCGGCGCGATAATCCCTTTGTGGTCATCAACTGCAGCGGAATCCCCGAGACATTGATGGAAAGCGAGCTGTTTGGTCACAGGAAAGGCGCGTTTACCGGTGCTACCCAGGACAAAAAGGGGCTTTTTGAAATTGCCGACAAAGGTACGGTTTTTCTAGATGAAATCGGGGAAATCAGCCCTCCGATGCAGGTCAAGCTGCTCAGGGCGGTTCAGGAAAGGGTCTTTAAGGCTGTGGGCGGCAACGAAGACATTGCCGTAGATATCCGTTTTATTTCCGCTACCAACAAGGATCTGGAAAAAGAGGTCATTGCCGGACGTTTTCGAGAAGATCTGTTTTACCGGCTGAATGTGATTGAAATCAAGCTGCCGCCGTTGCGGGAAAGAAAGAGCGACCTGCGGCTTTTGGCCCAGCATTTTCTTGAAAAATATTCCCATGAAATGGGCAAAGAAATTACCAAAATTTCATCTTACGCTATCGACCTTTTGAATAAATATGATTTCCCCGGCAATATCCGTGAGCTTGAAAACCTGATGGAGCGCAGCGTGACCCTTTCCAGCACGAATATTATTCTGCCGGACAGCCTGGCCATTTCGTTCCACAAGCAACGGTGGATCGAAAGTATAGAGCAACGCAGGTTCGACCTGGAAGAGGTAAAAAATGGGGTTGTGCTGGATGATATCCTGGAGGAAATCGAAAGAGCCTATCTGAAAAAAGCACTTGAGTATAGTGGTGGGAGCAAGCAAAAAGCGGCCGATCTTCTGGGCCTGCGTTATCATACCTTTTGGCATCGTTTGAATAAGCTGGGAA